The genomic region CAGGTCGAACGGCCGAAGAGCGACCGATCGGACCGCTGATCAATGCAGCCCGATCATCGCCCCGTATTTCGAATAGACCTCGGTGACCAGCTCACCGGCCTTGGGATTGTTCCAGTCATGCATCCACTCCGAGACCAGGCACTCGAGGGTGGTCGGCACCACCCCGACCTGGACCATGCGTTCGACCCCGTATCTGTGGGCGTCGGCCGTCGAATCCCCGGCGGCGTCGATCAGCCCATATACCTCGTATCCAGCCTTCAGGGCATGGATGGCGGTATACGCAAAGCACATGCTGGTCCAAAGGCCTGAGAGCACGATCTTCTTCCTTCCCGTGGCCTTGAAGGCATTCCAGGTGGCCTCATCCTCAAAGGCGTCGAAGCTGGGCATCTTTCGGGCGAACACCTCTTGGCCAGGGAAGAGACCCGAGATCTCCGTGATGAAATTGCCATTCATCTTGGGATTGATCGATGACAGGACCACCGGGATGTTCAGGATCCTGGCGGCCGTGGCGGCCCCTATGGCGGCATTCTTGATGACCACCTTGTCACCGGAGCTGATGCTCCTGAACATCGAGGGCTGATAGTCCA from Methanomassiliicoccales archaeon harbors:
- a CDS encoding isochorismatase family protein, which gives rise to MAAPTNDGDTYMDINGNGKLELLSDKNSALVLVDYQPSMFRSISSGDKVVIKNAAIGAATAARILNIPVVLSSINPKMNGNFITEISGLFPGQEVFARKMPSFDAFEDEATWNAFKATGRKKIVLSGLWTSMCFAYTAIHALKAGYEVYGLIDAAGDSTADAHRYGVERMVQVGVVPTTLECLVSEWMHDWNNPKAGELVTEVYSKYGAMIGLH